One window from the genome of Colius striatus isolate bColStr4 unplaced genomic scaffold, bColStr4.1.hap1 scaffold_34, whole genome shotgun sequence encodes:
- the LOC133629213 gene encoding protein NDRG2-like, with amino-acid sequence MGSRCPVLLVVGQNSPDEDAVVECIVKLDLTQTSFLKMADGGGQPQLTQPAKLTEAFKYFVQGMGYMAASTMTRLSRSRTASVASSGSAEGERGRSRTLSRGSVGGGPGSP; translated from the exons ATGGGGTCACG CTGCCCCGTGCTTTTGGTGGTTGGTCAGAACTCCCCCGACGAGGACGCCGTG gTGGAGTGTATTGTCAAGCTCGACCTGACCCAAACTTCCTTCCTCAAG ATGGCAGACGGGGGCGGCCAACCCCAACTCACCCAG ccAGCCAAGCTGACCGAGGCCTTCAAGTACTTTGTGCAGGGGATGGGCTACA TGGCCGCGTCCACCATGACTCGCTTGTCCCGGTCCCGAACCGCTTCGGTCGCCAGTTCCGGCTCGGCCGAAGGCGAACGGGGCCGGAGCCGAACCCTGTCCCGCGGCAGCGTCGGGGGAGGACCCGGGAGCCCTTGA